The proteins below are encoded in one region of Planctopirus limnophila DSM 3776:
- a CDS encoding DPP IV N-terminal domain-containing protein: MNYRSLYLSAVVASAVVLSMQFSPGHRVSAADNPAEKLTLDRIFNSKDFDEQRVGSFQWSRLSNSYFSFEKENPQAKFVSLMRINIQTGAKEVVIAGNLLIPPGSEQPLAVQRFQFTQDESKLLIYTNSQKVWRQNTRGDYWLFDLKQQKLTKLGGTTPPAQMMFAKISPDQTKVAFVYAHNLYVQSLTDWTVTPLTTDGSETLINGTSDWVNEEELAIRDGWRWSPDSQSIAFYQFDTTGVPRFTMIDHGQQNYPKVITFPYPKVGEKNSSTRVGVVNISGGKPTWIELPGDPREHYIPQVEWTPAGGQLLIQQMNRPQNRNIVFLVDVTSGKLRTVMTEVEETWIENDNPVKWLAGGKEFLWISERSGWRHVYRANLESGELQVITRGSFDVIDVEAIDETKGILYFAASPENPTQRYLYQVPLRGGEIQRVTPAGQSGWHTYQIAPSFEVAIHTFSNLTTPPLTEVVRLPSHEVVRTLADNQVLKDKLAQWKFPQPELFRVDIGNGIELDGWRFAPAHTKGEKQHPLFLHVYGEPHGQVVRDVWMGKRGFWYSMLAQEGYIVAAVDNRGTMSPRGRDFRKCVYKQIGLLASQEQALAVKALLAKWPFADPARVGIWGWSGGGSMSLNALFRYPEIYKMAIAVAPMPNQKLYDTIYQERYMGLLGDNQEGYKQGSPTTFAKQLQGDLLLIHGTGDDNCHYQATEQLMNELIAHGKQFSVMPYPSRSHSISEGRGTNFHLYQLMTNYIHEKLPLKSSPASEKAPVPVAVADKTQSGISQASKEPVEKEKSGVEAYDEAFIQGWTVRIHRQLKVENSEKLKKALELLEAQLKEVVQVVPPMAVQELKKVTIWLSPEYKGIPPKAVYHPSRQWLVANNRLPEMARAVEFTNVLIFEEESRRMPNITLHELAHAYHDRVLTGGYANAEIIRAYEAAKESGKYEQVEQRFGNGRSVKTRAYAMTSPMEYFSESSEAYFSTNDFFPFNREELVQHDPSLVPVLKELWGER, encoded by the coding sequence ATGAATTATCGCTCTCTCTATTTATCAGCAGTGGTTGCGAGTGCTGTCGTTCTTTCCATGCAGTTCTCTCCTGGCCATCGGGTCTCTGCTGCCGACAATCCGGCTGAGAAACTCACCCTCGATCGAATTTTTAACTCGAAAGATTTCGACGAACAACGTGTGGGGAGCTTCCAATGGAGCCGGCTCTCGAACAGCTATTTTTCATTCGAGAAAGAGAATCCTCAGGCGAAGTTTGTCAGCCTGATGCGGATTAACATCCAGACGGGGGCGAAAGAAGTTGTCATTGCAGGGAACCTGCTCATTCCACCAGGAAGCGAACAGCCACTGGCCGTGCAGCGTTTTCAGTTCACCCAGGACGAATCAAAACTGCTGATCTATACCAACAGCCAGAAAGTCTGGCGGCAGAATACTCGTGGCGACTACTGGCTGTTTGATCTCAAACAGCAGAAGTTGACCAAGCTGGGCGGGACAACTCCCCCCGCGCAGATGATGTTTGCCAAGATCTCTCCCGATCAAACGAAAGTCGCTTTCGTCTATGCTCATAACCTCTATGTTCAATCACTGACGGACTGGACGGTGACTCCTTTAACCACGGATGGTTCGGAGACGTTGATCAATGGGACTTCCGATTGGGTGAACGAAGAGGAACTCGCGATTCGAGATGGCTGGCGCTGGAGTCCGGATAGCCAGTCGATTGCCTTTTATCAGTTTGATACGACCGGTGTGCCACGCTTCACCATGATTGATCATGGCCAGCAGAACTATCCCAAGGTGATCACATTCCCTTACCCGAAAGTGGGTGAAAAGAATTCATCGACGCGTGTTGGTGTGGTCAACATCTCTGGTGGCAAGCCCACCTGGATTGAACTCCCCGGTGATCCTCGCGAGCACTACATCCCGCAGGTCGAATGGACACCGGCGGGTGGCCAACTCCTGATTCAACAGATGAATCGTCCGCAGAACCGCAATATCGTCTTCCTGGTCGATGTGACTTCCGGAAAACTTCGTACGGTGATGACAGAAGTCGAAGAGACCTGGATTGAGAACGACAATCCCGTCAAATGGCTGGCAGGCGGCAAGGAATTCCTCTGGATCAGTGAGCGTTCGGGCTGGAGGCACGTCTACCGTGCGAATCTGGAAAGTGGCGAACTTCAGGTCATCACTAGGGGATCCTTCGATGTGATTGATGTCGAAGCCATCGATGAGACCAAAGGGATTCTCTACTTCGCTGCTTCGCCGGAGAATCCGACTCAGCGCTATCTGTATCAGGTGCCCCTTCGAGGTGGCGAAATTCAGCGGGTGACTCCCGCCGGGCAATCCGGCTGGCATACCTATCAGATCGCACCCTCCTTTGAAGTTGCGATCCATACTTTCTCGAATCTGACGACCCCTCCGCTAACTGAAGTTGTTCGACTTCCCAGCCATGAGGTCGTTCGTACGCTCGCTGATAATCAGGTGCTTAAAGACAAGCTGGCACAGTGGAAGTTCCCGCAGCCGGAACTCTTCCGGGTTGATATTGGAAATGGCATTGAACTCGATGGCTGGCGGTTTGCACCGGCACACACAAAAGGTGAAAAGCAGCATCCTCTATTCCTGCATGTCTATGGAGAGCCGCATGGGCAGGTGGTGCGTGATGTCTGGATGGGGAAACGCGGCTTCTGGTACAGCATGCTGGCCCAGGAGGGCTATATCGTCGCGGCTGTTGATAATCGCGGCACCATGTCTCCCCGCGGGCGTGACTTCCGCAAATGCGTTTATAAGCAGATCGGGCTTCTCGCCTCACAAGAGCAGGCACTGGCTGTCAAAGCCCTGTTGGCGAAGTGGCCCTTTGCAGATCCTGCCCGCGTAGGGATCTGGGGCTGGAGTGGTGGTGGCAGTATGAGCCTCAATGCACTCTTCCGCTATCCCGAGATTTACAAGATGGCGATTGCTGTCGCGCCAATGCCTAATCAGAAGCTCTACGATACGATCTATCAGGAGCGCTATATGGGGTTATTAGGCGATAACCAGGAGGGATACAAGCAGGGCTCGCCGACGACGTTTGCGAAACAACTGCAAGGTGATCTGCTGCTGATTCATGGGACGGGCGACGACAATTGCCATTATCAGGCAACCGAGCAGTTGATGAACGAATTGATTGCGCATGGAAAGCAGTTTTCAGTCATGCCCTATCCCAGCCGGTCGCATAGTATCAGTGAAGGGCGGGGAACGAACTTTCATCTCTATCAGCTCATGACGAATTATATCCATGAGAAGCTCCCTCTAAAGAGTTCCCCGGCAAGTGAAAAAGCACCTGTTCCAGTAGCGGTTGCAGACAAGACCCAGTCAGGCATTTCGCAAGCTTCGAAGGAACCTGTGGAGAAAGAAAAATCCGGGGTTGAAGCCTACGATGAGGCTTTCATTCAAGGCTGGACAGTTCGCATTCATCGGCAACTCAAGGTCGAGAATTCCGAGAAGCTGAAGAAGGCACTGGAACTTCTGGAGGCACAACTCAAAGAAGTCGTGCAGGTGGTACCGCCTATGGCAGTACAGGAGCTGAAGAAAGTCACAATATGGTTGTCGCCAGAATATAAGGGGATTCCTCCCAAGGCTGTGTATCACCCCAGTCGTCAATGGCTGGTGGCGAACAATCGACTTCCCGAAATGGCCCGCGCGGTTGAATTCACCAACGTGCTCATTTTTGAAGAGGAGTCTCGTCGCATGCCCAATATCACCCTGCATGAACTGGCACATGCTTACCATGACCGCGTGCTGACGGGGGGCTATGCAAATGCTGAAATCATTCGTGCCTATGAGGCTGCCAAAGAATCAGGAAAGTATGAGCAGGTCGAACAGAGATTTGGTAATGGTCGTTCAGTAAAGACCAGAGCTTATGCGATGACCAGTCCGATGGAATACTTCTCCGAGTCGAGCGAAGCCTACTTCTCAACGAATGATTTCTTCCCATTCAACCGCGAAGAACTTGTTCAGCATGATCCCAGTTTAGTGCCTGTGCTGAAGGAGCTTTGGGGTGAAAGGTAG
- a CDS encoding cis-3-hydroxy-L-proline dehydratase, whose product MIITRIFAHRVELPLCEGSYHWSGGKSVSVFDSTLVGVETDTGHVGYGEVCPLGPFYLPAYADGVRAGLKELGPHLLGWDPREISQLNERMDAALKGHAYVKSGIDIACWDLLGKCTGLPVCTLLGGRYGEKIRLYRAISQEAPEVMARKVAAYKTDGYTRFQLKVGGNPDTDIERIRAVRAMLDSDDRLVADANTGWSQHEAIRVVRAVRDLDVYIEQPCLTYEECLAVRRATDHPFILDENIDSLSMFMRAKADLAMDAVNLKISKLGGLTRTRQIRDLCVSLGIAMTLEDSWGGDITTAAIAHLAHSTPEHYRFTSTDFNSYVTVSNADGAPMRVDGYMQASEAPGLGIAPKFDVWGPRLVDVF is encoded by the coding sequence ATGATCATCACCCGGATTTTTGCCCATCGTGTTGAGCTTCCTTTGTGTGAAGGGAGCTATCACTGGTCGGGTGGCAAGTCGGTTTCGGTTTTTGACAGCACACTCGTGGGAGTGGAGACCGATACCGGCCATGTCGGCTATGGCGAAGTCTGTCCGCTGGGGCCGTTCTATCTGCCGGCGTATGCGGACGGTGTCAGGGCAGGGCTTAAGGAACTAGGGCCGCACCTGTTGGGTTGGGACCCCCGGGAGATTTCCCAGCTCAATGAACGCATGGATGCCGCCCTTAAAGGGCATGCTTATGTGAAATCCGGGATTGATATTGCCTGCTGGGATTTATTGGGGAAGTGCACTGGTTTGCCAGTTTGCACACTTCTTGGTGGGCGCTATGGCGAAAAAATCCGGCTCTATCGAGCGATCTCTCAGGAAGCTCCGGAAGTCATGGCCCGCAAGGTCGCGGCCTACAAGACCGATGGCTACACCCGCTTTCAACTCAAGGTGGGCGGGAACCCGGATACCGATATTGAACGGATTCGCGCAGTTCGAGCTATGCTCGATAGCGATGATCGTCTGGTGGCTGATGCGAATACTGGCTGGTCACAGCATGAGGCGATTCGCGTCGTGCGGGCCGTACGTGATCTGGATGTTTATATCGAACAGCCTTGTCTGACTTATGAAGAATGCCTCGCTGTCCGCAGGGCGACGGATCATCCCTTTATTCTCGATGAGAATATCGACTCTTTGAGTATGTTCATGCGGGCGAAGGCCGATCTGGCGATGGATGCGGTCAATCTGAAAATCAGTAAGCTGGGTGGGCTGACAAGAACACGACAGATTCGCGATTTATGTGTTTCGCTGGGAATTGCCATGACGCTGGAAGACAGTTGGGGTGGCGATATCACCACGGCTGCCATTGCACATCTGGCTCATAGCACACCCGAGCACTATCGCTTTACAAGTACCGATTTTAACAGCTATGTCACGGTCAGTAATGCCGACGGTGCACCGATGCGTGTGGATGGTTACATGCAGGCGAGTGAAGCGCCTGGTCTGGGGATCGCACCAAAGTTTGATGTCTGGGGGCCACGCCTGGTCGATGTGTTTTAA
- a CDS encoding alpha/beta fold hydrolase, with amino-acid sequence MKLLLMPGMDGTGELFTPLLSHLHNDIEAVVFRYPFDPRMGYPELLTFVKQQLPEDEPYVVLGESFSGPLAIQLAATSPAGLCGVILCASFLTSPVRWVPRWAASRVSSWWFSHPFRTPLAIMFLANGAEADSRHWIRTVLDQVPADILAARLRAVLRVDVRPELQNVSVPIHYLQATQDRLVPASCLSIIQKLMPKVTFSQIAGPHLLLQTQPAEAARLICAKSLSWQGTPTNLQTHAD; translated from the coding sequence ATGAAACTGCTCCTCATGCCTGGCATGGATGGTACAGGTGAACTCTTTACGCCGTTGCTGAGTCATTTGCACAACGATATCGAAGCCGTCGTCTTCAGATATCCGTTCGATCCCCGGATGGGTTATCCGGAACTGCTGACTTTCGTGAAACAACAACTCCCCGAAGATGAGCCTTACGTCGTTCTGGGGGAGTCCTTTTCCGGGCCATTGGCCATCCAGTTGGCTGCCACCAGTCCTGCGGGGCTTTGTGGCGTCATTCTGTGTGCCAGCTTTTTGACCTCACCTGTGCGATGGGTTCCCCGGTGGGCTGCATCGAGGGTTTCTTCATGGTGGTTTTCCCATCCATTCCGAACACCACTGGCAATAATGTTTCTGGCAAATGGAGCAGAGGCCGACTCGCGGCATTGGATTCGAACCGTTTTGGATCAGGTTCCAGCAGACATTCTGGCTGCCAGGTTACGAGCAGTCCTGCGGGTTGATGTGCGGCCTGAACTGCAGAATGTTTCCGTGCCGATTCATTACCTTCAGGCGACACAGGATCGACTGGTCCCTGCATCCTGTTTATCGATCATTCAGAAGTTAATGCCGAAGGTGACGTTCAGCCAAATTGCAGGGCCGCACCTGTTGCTGCAGACTCAGCCGGCAGAAGCGGCCCGGCTCATTTGTGCAAAAAGTCTTTCCTGGCAAGGGACTCCGACAAATCTGCAAACTCATGCCGATTGA
- a CDS encoding DUF1559 domain-containing protein: protein MSRRGFTLIELLVVIAIIAILIALLLPAVQQAREAARRTQCRNNLKQIGLAIHNYHDTYSTFPIGCRRDANGGWGMTWWVGLLPGLDQGPLFNSLDMNASSSGFGGGGNSTRIQNATIAAQLCPSSAMAQPTDWQKRATYIGIAGATSTAAFTESRLNTTAADCCSDRGASGNGSLSSGGMMLVNDVTRMRDASDGTSNIIMVGESGGSLVTATYQAAIQAQHAHTITGNRVFLGGSGPHSWTMGTSGGGQRPGQRTFNLTTVRYAPNTQNYDQPGINVNFGPNNPLTSAHTGGVHCLFGDGHVGFISDNINLDTLRHACIRDDGQTIGEL, encoded by the coding sequence ATGTCGCGTCGTGGTTTCACATTGATTGAATTGCTGGTGGTGATTGCGATCATCGCCATTCTGATTGCCCTGTTGCTGCCGGCAGTCCAGCAGGCACGCGAAGCGGCACGCCGCACACAGTGCCGGAACAATCTCAAGCAGATTGGCCTGGCGATTCACAACTACCACGACACCTACAGCACTTTCCCGATTGGCTGTCGTCGTGATGCAAACGGTGGCTGGGGGATGACGTGGTGGGTGGGTTTACTGCCAGGGCTTGATCAGGGGCCGCTGTTCAATTCGTTGGATATGAATGCCAGCAGTTCCGGTTTTGGTGGAGGCGGAAATAGTACACGCATCCAGAATGCCACTATTGCTGCTCAGCTTTGTCCCTCGAGTGCCATGGCACAACCGACTGACTGGCAAAAACGAGCGACGTACATTGGTATTGCCGGTGCGACCAGCACTGCCGCATTTACAGAAAGCCGTCTGAATACAACAGCGGCAGATTGTTGCAGCGATCGCGGAGCTTCTGGGAACGGATCCCTCAGTTCTGGTGGAATGATGCTCGTTAATGATGTGACGCGAATGAGAGATGCCAGCGATGGAACATCCAACATCATTATGGTCGGGGAATCCGGAGGATCTTTAGTCACTGCAACTTATCAAGCTGCGATACAAGCACAGCACGCACACACAATTACGGGCAATCGTGTGTTTCTAGGCGGTTCAGGCCCCCATTCCTGGACGATGGGAACAAGTGGTGGTGGGCAACGCCCAGGTCAGCGTACGTTCAATCTCACGACTGTCCGTTATGCGCCGAATACACAAAACTATGATCAGCCTGGCATCAATGTAAACTTCGGCCCGAACAACCCGCTTACATCGGCACATACGGGTGGTGTCCACTGTCTATTCGGCGATGGTCACGTGGGCTTCATCAGCGACAACATCAATCTCGACACGCTCCGGCATGCCTGCATTCGAGATGATGGCCAGACCATTGGTGAACTCTAA